A section of the Nakamurella deserti genome encodes:
- a CDS encoding methylmalonyl-CoA mutase family protein, producing the protein MTPTPESTGQAVADRGPAREWASAAAAVARRARLLGDDAPDEDAWAALARRTLDGVPVPPLGTADRAPRPLPGAREGRRDTAGWDVRSVLVGGDATRVAEDAVAELETGATSLVLTVGGPGVAVADVGVALSEVYLEMAPVVLDVRDGVDELEAARALVATLRKQGVAPAIGTNFGADPVGRAVRRRAVPDTGAVTGQVGALMALAVENGTLALVVDATVAHDAGAAEVGELGYSMAVGVAYLRAAAAAGIGPGAAAALLEFRYAATADQFLTLAKFRAARVVWRRVLELCGVGPDVARQRQHGVSSRPMLTRYDPWVNLLRGTVGAFAAGAGGADAVTVLPFDTALGAPLGLGRRLARNTSALLISESHTARVNDPAGGAYAVEMLTADLAARGWAEFGRIEAAGGVLAALADGSLYAGFDAAGAQRRRRIADRRLPVTGVTEFPDAGEELLPRPAGTGDDQTPPGWAAEFEELRDRAGGGRVFLAVLGPLAEHNARAQFAVNALAVGGIAVDRSGPDLDTAELVDAFARSGRSVVCLAGTDTAYRERGAEVVSALRAAGAGRIVLAGRPPAELGDLVDDHLAVGGDLLALLRRTHDHLTREEVQR; encoded by the coding sequence ATGACGCCGACACCGGAGTCGACAGGACAGGCCGTGGCCGATCGTGGTCCGGCCCGGGAGTGGGCGTCGGCTGCCGCCGCGGTGGCGCGCAGAGCCCGCTTGCTCGGCGACGACGCCCCGGATGAGGACGCCTGGGCGGCGCTGGCGAGGCGCACGCTGGACGGGGTGCCGGTGCCGCCGTTGGGTACGGCGGACCGGGCTCCGCGGCCACTGCCGGGCGCGCGGGAGGGTCGGCGGGACACCGCGGGCTGGGACGTCCGCTCGGTCCTGGTGGGCGGGGACGCCACCCGGGTCGCCGAGGATGCGGTGGCCGAGCTGGAGACCGGGGCGACGTCGTTGGTGTTGACCGTCGGTGGCCCGGGGGTGGCGGTCGCCGACGTCGGGGTGGCGCTGTCGGAGGTGTACCTGGAGATGGCGCCCGTGGTGCTGGACGTCCGCGACGGCGTGGACGAGCTGGAGGCCGCCCGCGCTCTCGTCGCGACACTGCGGAAGCAGGGGGTCGCGCCGGCCATCGGGACGAATTTCGGTGCGGATCCGGTCGGTCGTGCGGTGCGGCGGCGGGCGGTGCCGGATACCGGCGCTGTCACCGGGCAGGTCGGTGCGCTGATGGCGTTGGCCGTGGAGAACGGGACGCTGGCCCTGGTGGTGGACGCGACGGTGGCGCACGACGCGGGGGCGGCGGAGGTCGGTGAGTTGGGTTACTCGATGGCCGTCGGGGTGGCGTATCTGCGGGCGGCTGCGGCTGCCGGGATCGGCCCGGGGGCGGCGGCGGCGTTGTTGGAGTTCCGGTACGCCGCGACGGCGGATCAGTTCCTGACGTTGGCGAAGTTCCGTGCGGCGCGGGTGGTGTGGCGGCGGGTGCTGGAGCTGTGCGGGGTGGGACCGGACGTGGCCCGGCAGCGGCAGCACGGGGTGTCGTCGCGGCCGATGTTGACCCGGTACGACCCGTGGGTGAATCTGCTGCGCGGCACGGTGGGGGCGTTCGCGGCGGGTGCGGGTGGCGCGGACGCGGTGACGGTGTTGCCGTTCGACACGGCGTTGGGGGCGCCGCTGGGTCTGGGCCGGCGGCTGGCGCGGAACACGTCGGCGTTGCTGATCAGCGAGTCCCACACCGCCCGGGTGAACGACCCGGCGGGTGGTGCGTACGCGGTGGAGATGCTGACCGCGGATCTGGCGGCCCGGGGGTGGGCGGAGTTCGGGCGGATCGAGGCTGCGGGTGGTGTGTTGGCCGCGCTGGCCGACGGGTCGCTGTACGCGGGCTTCGACGCGGCCGGTGCGCAGCGTCGCCGCCGGATCGCGGACCGGCGGCTGCCGGTCACCGGGGTCACCGAGTTCCCCGACGCCGGCGAGGAGTTGCTGCCCCGGCCGGCGGGGACGGGCGACGATCAAACGCCGCCGGGATGGGCGGCGGAGTTCGAGGAGCTGCGGGACCGGGCCGGCGGCGGGCGGGTGTTCCTGGCGGTGTTGGGACCGCTCGCCGAGCACAACGCCCGCGCCCAGTTCGCGGTCAACGCGTTGGCGGTGGGTGGGATCGCGGTGGACCGCAGCGGCCCGGACCTCGACACCGCCGAACTGGTGGATGCTTTCGCGCGGTCGGGCCGGTCGGTGGTGTGTCTGGCCGGCACCGACACCGCCTACCGGGAGCGTGGTGCGGAGGTGGTGTCGGCGCTGCGGGCGGCCGGCGCCGGCCGGATCGTGCTGGCCGGCCGCCCGCCCGCCGAGCTCGGCGATCTCGTCGACGACCACCTGGCTGTCGGCGGGGACCTGTTGGCCCTGCTGCGCCGTACCCACGACCACTTGACCCGGGAAGAGGTTCAGCGATGA